One genomic region from Athalia rosae chromosome 3, iyAthRosa1.1, whole genome shotgun sequence encodes:
- the LOC105690391 gene encoding SPEG neighbor protein-like gives MRSFLLIIGLIFAGPAWCTGDDDDREDDFVPLDRGPYFDISASNNVTALVGQTAVLNCRVKNLGNRTVSWVRHRDIHLLTVGQDTYTADGRFQATHFPQTEDWTLQVKFPQRRDSGTYECQVSTTPPIGHSMHLSVVEPVTTIIGGPEMYINRGSTMNLTCVVRHSPEPPPAIYWTHNHEEINYDSPRGGVSVITEKGEITTSYLLVQRAQPADSGRYTCHPSNANPKTVLVHVLNGEHPAAMQHGGQLKLANPPFVIFLASLLAFLNIH, from the exons ATGAGAAGCTTTTTGCTGATCATTGGACTCATATTTGCCG GACCAGCCTGGTGTACcggggacgacgacgatcgcgagGACGATTTTGTCCCCCTGGATCGAGGTCCGTACTTCGACATCTCAGCGTCCAACAACGTCACCGCACTAGTTGGACAAACAGCGGTACTCAATTGccgggtgaaaaatttagGAAATCGAACG GTGTCATGGGTACGTCACCGGGATATCCATCTTCTCACCGTTGGTCAGGACACTTACACGGCGGACGGGAGGTTCCAAGCCACCCATTTTCCCCAAACCGAGGATTGGACGCTACAAGTCAAGTTTCCACAGCGTCGGGACTCGGGGACTTACGAGTGCCAAGTTTCCACGACTCCACCCATCGGACATTCGATGCACCTTTCGGTTGTCG AGCCGGTGACGACAATTATCGGAGGTCCGGAAATGTACATAAACCGTGGGAGCACAATGAACCTCACCTGTGTGGTCAGACACAGTCCGGAACCACCGCCAGCCATCTATTGGACGCACAATCACGAG GAAATCAATTACGACAGTCCTCGTGGGGGTGTTTCCGTAATAACGGAAAAGGGGGAAATCACCACGTCTTATCTTCTGGTGCAGAGAGCGCAACCGGCGGACAGTGGTCGATACACCTGCCACCCCAGCAACGCGAATCCAAAAACAGTTCTCGTCCACGTGCTCAACG GTGAGCACCCAGCGGCAATGCAACATGGCGGACAGCTCAAACTCGCGAATCCACCGTTCGTAATATTCCTCGCCTCTCTTTTGGCGTTTCTAAATATACATTGA
- the LOC105690402 gene encoding peptide-N(4)-(N-acetyl-beta-glucosaminyl)asparagine amidase — protein MNNLQRCFNLLRENEASIYSEVCCVLVKLCNNVIKNPNDLKYRKVRLSNPTVIAKLLPAVGAMECLFEIGFVEQDDHLLLPENASLSNLQEFRRLLSEPQTQKVEGVQPAVERPDPLNRINNSQEVAQPRAPAAQSMTSEIRRNGSFSAQESTFFQQIEKYFSDVLKYENEKLQEKARAVVPLIDLRISAMEKMRLIQKDVKATGDSKSVEDISMEDLLLAEVLKWFKEKFFKWMDNPECTKCSEKCSFQKVIPSKNAGVSRIEIHRCETCANTVEFPRYSDPTFLLRTRQGRCGEWANTFALICRSLGYDTRFVWDYTDHVWVEIWSVAANRWIHADPCENVMDRPLIYEKGWGKKLSYIFAFSKDEIQDVTWRYTADQKTLMKRRNLCSETRLLAFLTSLTNTRRRTSCSIPRQQYLIRRSLIELVELITYHFGNENRDKSNTDNYEGRTSGSLAWRLARHETKVDSSSSYVWRIPADIASVDFSYTASSDEYILTDSSKRILQKQMGWEKGIHEVSGGMFRKVENDWKMVYLARSPDNECGKIEWSFELSDSSCEIDEVNFRAITAVFSNASIEWKIQGFYKNGKTRVMSVINAEQFKTDQLRGAWKISLSAVLSGGDKDLAWQHAQLFRQSLDATDNSMVVNITVRKIN, from the exons ATGAATAATTTACAACGATGTTTCAATCTATTAAGAGAAAATGAAGCCAGCATTTATTCGGAAGTTTGTTGCGTTTTAGTAAAACTTTGCAATAATGTGATTAAAAATCCAAATGATCTGAAATATCGAAAAGTTCGGCTTAGCAATCCTACAGTTATAGCCAAACTTCTACCTGCTGTTGGAGCTATGGAATGTCTATTTGAAATTGGATTTGTCGAA CAAGACGATCATCTGCTGCTACCAGAAAATGCATCTCTCTCCAATTTACAAGAATTCAGACGTCTTCTTTCTGAGCCCCAAACACAGAAAGTGGAAGGAGTCCAGCCAGCAGTCGAACGCCCGGATCCACTGAATCGTATTAACAATAGTCAGGAGGTTGCACAACCGAGAGCTCCAGCTGCTCAATCGATGACTTCTGAAATTAGACGCAACGGTAGCTTCTCAGCACAGGAATCAACATTTTTCCagcagattgaaaaatatttttctgatgTTCTGAAATATGAGAATGAGAAGCTACAAGAAAAAGCCAGAGCAGTTGTCCCTTTAATAGATTTGCGGATTAGTGCAATGGAGAAAATGAGGCTAATTCAAAA AGATGTGAAGGCAACCGGTGATAGTAAGTCAGTGGAAGATATTTCTATGGAAGATTTACTTCTTGCTGAGGTTTTGAAGTggttcaaagaaaaattcttcaaatggATGGATAATCCTGAATGTACCAAGTGCTCAGAAAAGTGTTCATTCCAAAAAGTAATTCCTTCCAAAAATGCAGGTGTATCAAGAATCGAGATTCATAG ATGCGAAACATGCGCCAACACTGTCGAATTTCCTCGCTATTCGGATCCTACTTTTCTCCTCCGTACCAGACAAGGACGCTGCGGAGAATGGGCGAATACATTTGCACTGATTTGCCGTTCTCTGGGGTATGATACCCGATTTGTGTGGGATTACACTGACCATGTCTGGGTGGAG ATATGGTCAGTGGCTGCTAATCGATGGATACATGCAGATCCGTGTGAAAATGTGATGGATCGTCCTCTAATTTACGAGAAAGGTTGGGGAAAAAAGCTGAGCTAcattttcgctttttccaaAGACGAAATCCAAGACGTTACTTGGAGATATACGGCAGACCAAAAAACTctaatgaaaagaagaaatctgTGTTCCGAGACGCGTTTACTAGCATTCTTGACTTCATTAACGAACACGCGACGTCGAACTAGTTGTTCAATTCCACGACAACAGTATCTGATACGAAGATCCCTCATAGAACTAGTGGAGCTGATAACTTACCAtttcggaaatgaaaatagagatAAAAGTAATACCGACAACTATGAAGGCAGAACATCTGGATCACTTGCATGGAGATTGGCTCGGCATGAAACCAAA GTTGACTCAAGCTCATCCTACGTATGGCGCATTCCTGCAGATATTGCATCGGTTGACTTCAGTTATACGGCATCGTCAGACGAATATATTTTAACTGACAGCAGTAAAAGAATTTTGCAGAAGCAGATGGGCTGGGAAAAAGGTATCCATGAAGTGAGTGGAGGAATGTTCCGTAAGGTCGAAAATGACTGGAAAATGGTTTACCTAGCCCGTAGCCCGGACAATGAGTGTGGAAAAATAGAGTGGAGTTTCGAATTATCAGATTCGAGCTGTGAGATTGATGAAGTCAATTTTCGGGCCATCACTGCCGTTTTTTCCAACGCAAGCATTGAATGGAAGATCCAAGGATTttacaaaaatggaaaaactagAGTAATGTCCGTCATCAATGCCGAACAATTCAAAACAGATCAGCTAAGAGGTGCTTGGAAAATTAGTTTATCAGCTGTGCTAAGTGGAGGTGATAAGGACTTAGCGTGGCAGCACGCCCAATTATTTCGTCAGAGTTTAGATGCAACGGACAATTCTATGGTGGTCAACATTACAGTGCGTAAGATAAATTGA